A genome region from Haloarcula rubripromontorii includes the following:
- a CDS encoding ABC transporter substrate-binding protein → MDRREYIVAAGAGLAGAVAGCSGQSEAGSDSEGTTDNRTESGTSGGGSTAGAEPTDTGYSVSMEPVGEVSFESVPEVWVANNGSWADMGIALGLDAPEGVWLPSRYHTQYYDEIPGVSVDGSSIRKLWGDSGVGKEQFYEIDADIHVMDPNFLQSRGSWEQSDIDEIESQIAPFFGNSIFSTGYTWHDYTYYTLYEAFEKLSRAFQRTDRFEAFQSLHEEFRASLADIVPDSNSDRPEVAIMWAGGNEPTSFSPYLIEDGTSFKQWRDLRVRDAFAKTDVRDFHADRSKVDFETLLDIDPEYMLLRGHEAKTRSEFEDTVVGFLESDETGSELTAVQNGNVFRGGPLYQGPITNLVVTERAASQVYDVDRELFDRQRVADIIAGDL, encoded by the coding sequence ATGGACCGACGAGAGTACATCGTTGCGGCCGGTGCCGGGCTGGCAGGTGCCGTCGCCGGGTGTTCAGGGCAGTCGGAGGCCGGGAGCGATAGTGAGGGTACGACTGACAATCGAACGGAGTCCGGTACGTCGGGCGGAGGGTCGACTGCGGGCGCAGAACCGACGGATACGGGCTACTCCGTCTCGATGGAGCCAGTCGGCGAGGTTTCCTTCGAGTCAGTGCCGGAGGTCTGGGTCGCAAACAACGGAAGCTGGGCCGATATGGGAATCGCGCTCGGCCTCGATGCACCCGAGGGAGTCTGGCTCCCCTCACGGTACCACACCCAGTACTACGACGAGATACCGGGTGTCAGCGTCGATGGGAGTTCGATCCGGAAGCTGTGGGGTGACAGCGGTGTCGGCAAAGAGCAGTTCTACGAAATAGACGCCGATATCCACGTCATGGACCCGAACTTCCTGCAGAGCCGCGGGTCCTGGGAGCAGTCGGACATCGATGAAATCGAATCCCAGATCGCCCCCTTCTTCGGGAACAGCATCTTTTCGACGGGCTACACGTGGCACGATTACACCTACTACACGCTGTACGAAGCCTTCGAGAAACTCTCCCGGGCGTTCCAGCGGACCGACCGGTTCGAGGCGTTCCAGTCCCTCCACGAGGAGTTCCGGGCGAGTCTGGCTGACATCGTTCCGGACTCGAACTCCGATCGACCGGAAGTGGCCATCATGTGGGCCGGGGGCAACGAGCCGACGAGCTTCTCGCCGTATCTCATCGAGGACGGGACCAGTTTCAAACAGTGGCGGGACCTGCGCGTTCGCGACGCGTTCGCGAAAACTGATGTCAGGGACTTCCACGCCGACCGGAGCAAGGTCGACTTCGAGACGCTGCTTGACATCGACCCAGAGTACATGCTCCTGCGCGGACACGAAGCAAAGACACGCTCGGAGTTCGAGGACACAGTCGTCGGGTTCCTCGAATCGGATGAGACCGGAAGCGAACTCACGGCAGTACAGAACGGGAACGTGTTCCGCGGTGGGCCGCTGTACCAGGGACCGATAACGAATCTCGTCGTCACCGAACGGGCCGCATCGCAGGTGTACGACGTGGACCGGGAGCTATTCGACCGCCAGCGCGTCGCCGACATCATCGCCGGAGACCTGTAA
- a CDS encoding DUF7836 family putative zinc-binding protein: MQEAWLQLQCPACSVAWEAQVTDLSAPETQFACDDCGTERSLSEFMRTARDLEVLQEFTES; the protein is encoded by the coding sequence ATGCAGGAGGCTTGGCTCCAACTACAATGTCCGGCGTGTTCGGTTGCCTGGGAAGCGCAAGTAACTGATCTCTCTGCCCCGGAGACGCAGTTCGCCTGTGACGACTGTGGCACGGAGCGGTCGCTGTCGGAGTTTATGCGGACTGCTCGCGACCTTGAAGTGCTGCAGGAGTTTACCGAATCCTAG